From the Salvelinus fontinalis isolate EN_2023a chromosome 21, ASM2944872v1, whole genome shotgun sequence genome, the window ACTGCTGAGCAGGGCGCCCCCTGGCCGGTCGTGCTCACAGAAGATGGTGCCATTGACATAGTGGAAGCGGTCGCCCGGCACCAGCCGATTTCTACAGGTGGCACAGGTGAAACACTGCAGAGAGCGAGGGACATAAGGAACTTTAAGAAAGAGCAACAGAAGCATGGGTTTCTCGCTGAGTCATATCGCTGTGTTATAAAGGGCCTCAAAAAATGTATGTGGCTTCTGTTGGCATCCCACTGGGCTAAGACGTCAGTTCAACgactagttttgatttacatttggttgagttgtcaactaacgtgaattaaaccccaaaaaatccccatcattggatttaggttaaaagttgggtgaaataatatgaaattcccttacgttgattacttttttcaaatccaatcagttttccacgttgactcAACGTCGTCAcatacattttgttgttgttatgaagtggaaacaacgttgattcaaccagtttttgcccagtggaaaGAGTCTTTACTTTTAGGCTGAAGTTCCTCTTACCTTGAGGTGGTACACATTGCCCTGTGCCCGCATCACCATCTCACTGGCAGGGATGGACTGGCCACAAGCGCTGCATGCCCCGCTGTGCCCGAACAGCCTGTGGATGAACAACCCGTGTCAGACCACTGCAACCACTCACACCACAAACACTTCAACACATTACCCCTCTGACCAAGTCACACCTCATTTTCACAATGAAAGCAATGCTGTTGTTCAGCACCACACTTCTTATATCTGATTCTGAATCAGCTCACCCTTTGCCAATCCTAAATAGAAATATCTCGAGCAATAAAAGGAAATACGTCCCAGACCAGTGGTTGAAGTCATGAATGAAGTCAAGTATAGGTCTAGATTCTAACACAGggctgtcaaactcattccatggaaggCCTACTGTCTGCAGGTTTTTCCTGTTTTTTCTTTCAATTAAGACTTAGACAACcaagtgaggggagttccttactaattagcgACCTtatttcatcaatcaagtacaagggaggagtgaaaacccgCTGACACTCAGCCCtcaatggaatgagtttgacacgtgttcCAGCAGGACTGAATGGGAGGGATGCAGCATTgaatagtgttggtggtggtgctgAGACATGTGACTCAGGTCTTATGAGTGCTCAGCCGGCGGCCACAGATTCCATGTGGGGTTTGAGCTGCAGATGAAGTCCATGGCAGGCTACTGGGAGAGCCAGGAAATATTTTACAGCTGATACTGGTGAAGAACCCTGATGAAGGGCTTTTTCTCCACAAGTCACGGAATACCTTCTGTAGATGCTGGTGATGTCATTGTTTGGTGTGAAGTGTAAGACAGACTACGGTCCACTACAGGCCTTTTGGAAGCAGACATTGCGTTGCTGATGTCGAACAGTTAGCCTCATTGTTAGAGCGTGACCAGGTAAGTCCATTTTGTGAAACTTCCAAACCACATTTAGTAGACTACCCAGAGCACATTAGCCCATCCCTCAGAGAGCCTAGTGTGTAAACAGTTCAACTGTTCAGTCTTAATAGAAAGCCTCTCAACCGCTCTCACCTTTATTACACCCCCTCCTTGTGACACCTACCAGACTGGTTTGGCtgctatacccccccccccccctccttgtgACACCTACCAGACTGGTTTGGCtgctatacccccccccccacccccccctccttGTGACACCTACCAGACTGGTTTGGCtgctataccccccccccccgtgacACCTACCAGACTGGTTTGGCtgctataccccccccccccccctatctgtgTCCCAGCTCTGACTGCACACTGTAATGAATTTTTGATCTTAATCCAAACAGTAATTTAATAAGCGAGCGCCCGAGAGGAACCCTGTTCTCCCTAATTaaggctccctctctctccccgctctctctctcccctctctctcccccctctctctctcccctctctctctcccctctctctctcccctctctctcccccctctctctctcccctctctctcccccctctctgcctTTATCGGACCTCAGCGGCACAGCGGCACTCGGCAATGAGAGCCTTGCCCTTTTCCACTAACTGTATTATACATTTGATAAGCTTCGTACTGCATCTCGTTCTGCATTAGAAATATCTGCGAGGATGGACCTTGAGCGTACATGGACACAAGGTGCTGCACTATGTTTGACCATCGTTAAGCAGCAGTGCACAAGTACCATAAACCCCTTAGAAATATGAATGGTGTCCTTCCATATTGCTGATTAATTAACAGAGCACTTTTTGGGGCAAAAACACCTTTATATTTTTCTTGTGCAATTCCCATTTATTCATGTGGGCTGCAAGCATTGTAATGAGGAGTTATTATTGGCACAGGAGTCAAGGTGATATTTATACAATACATAGCTAGTAGGCCTACATTCAATTTTGCAACCATACATCTTTCGGTAGATCACATTGTAGGGAAGTAGAAGTGTTCTATTTATTCTGGTGGGAGTGGCTTTAAATCCTCTGTATACTTACTGGGCTGATGTACAGTGCCCAGTGTCTCTGCTCTACCCAGCAGGCCTCCCTTCGTGCGGGCGCTCTTGGGCTGTGTGGGTTTCCAGACTGTGCCTGATCTGCCCCAGTGTTTGCCCTGGAGAGCACCAGTGCCTCAGAAGTGccaacgcaggcacacacacacaatcccagtcTGTGTTGGACCAGccagcctctcgctctctctctctctcacacacacatagtccAGACTGGACAAGACATTATTAAGGCAAACAGTGTAGGAGCAATGCTGTGGTGATGGAATTGGCTAATGTGTAGTCTTTTCCCGGTTTCCCCTCATCTTACGCAACTCCTTAGGTTTTGTCattaaaatgtgcaaaaagtaGTGAAAGAGAGTTGGTCATGTCTTGAGAGGTTAGAGTAGCTGTCAGAATCTCCTTGTTCCCCGAGATCCACACCCAACCCTGCTGTGAGCATATTCCTCTTTCATAACACCCTCCAGTCTCTGATATCCTGCCACACCCTACCTGACCGCATTCACACCCAAACACCTGGTGCCTTTATGCGTGTGTAGAACAAACAAAAAGAGAGAAAAGTACTTGACAAATTCCTCCACTTTTCCAACTGCTTTCAGAGCTGTCTCTGCTTGTCTGACCTAGCATTAACAGACTCATCAGGCGGGATCAGTTGTGGAAAGTGGATTTCCGTTGCACTTTCACTATTAACTCGTTATTGAAGGAGAAGCTCACTAAAATTGACTTTAGGTTGTAGGCTAACCATCTCTCAGCTGTTTTAGCTATCTTCAACCATTTTTGACCTGGGCTGTGTTGAATATTTAAAACACTTTAATTTCACTTTGTCAACATAGCCCAGGTCCAAAATGGTTGATGTTACCTAAAACATTTGAGAGACCGTTAGCTTACATACAACCTATGGTAATTTCAGACTATATAACATAGGCAAATCATTTCCCCATGTACTTCCCCTTTCCCCACCCCTATGTCACCCTAGTATGGTAGTTTCCAATCAAATATTTTTCCTCCATCTGCATCACCAATATGGAGGCAGACACTACACCTGCCTACAAGACGGTGAGGAGGAGCCATTATCGTGCTGCATCCACCCCCACCCAGAGTCCTTTGTTATTTGAATGCTGCCTTCCCTGAAGCTCACCTGATGTAGTCGTTCTTGCAGAGGATCATGCCCCCTTTGCTGTAGCAGGTGGTGCCGATCTCGCCCAGCTGGGCGTGGCAGCAGGAGCACTTGAGGCAGCGCGTGTGCCAGTAGCGCTCCATGGAGAAGAGCAGGAAGCGGTCGGCGATGCGCCCACCACAGCCCGCGCATGACCTGCCTGCCGAGCCACCGCCGCCTCCCGTCACCGCCACGGCTGATGCCTCCACCCGGCTGTTCACCATGGTTGGCCTGGagagaagaaggggggggggggtgtgagagATATAATGTTGCCCTGAGTAAGGATGATAACAACAAGGGTGGGCgaatggaaaagtgtctattcaGCAGTACGAGAATGTTTGAGCTTAACATGGACAGATGGAATTATATTTCTGTTTTAAAGACATTAACAGTCCAGGAAATAACACCACTGACACCTTTATTAACAGGCTTTATTTCAATTTAGGGTATTTGGTAGATGTTTACCACAGCTTCTACATTCTATTCCGGAAACCCACAGAACATTCAGGAAATCAAGCTTCCTCTCGGGCATCCCCGTTATCATGGTTACCCTAAATACATCTGTGCCATACCGTACTGTACACCCACCTGGAACGTACCATACTGTACACCCACCTGGAACGTACCATACTGTACACCCACCTGGAACGTACCGTACTGTACACCCACCTGGAACGTACCGTACTGTACACCCACCTGGAACGTACCATAATGTACACCCACCTGGAACTTACCATACTGTACACCCACCTGGAACGTACCATACTGTACACCCACCTGGAACGTACCATACTGTACACCCACCTGGAATGTACCGTACTGTACACCCACCTGGAACGTACCGTACTGTACACCCACCTGGAACGTACCATAATGTACACCCACCTGGAACTTACCATACTGTACACCCACCTGGAACGTACCATACTGTACACCCACCTGGAACGTACCATACTGTACACCCACCTGGAACGTACCATACTGTACACCCACCTGGAACGTGCCATACTGTACACCCACCTGGAACGTACCGTACTGTACACCCACCTGGAACGTACCATACTGTACACCCACCTGGAACGTACCATACTGTACACCCACCTGGAACGTACCGTACTGTACACCCACCTGGAACGTACCATAATGTACACCCACCTGGAACTTACCATACTGTACACCCACCTGGAACGTACCATACTGTACACCCACCTGGAACGTACCGTACTGTGCACCCACCTGGAACGTACCATACTGTACACCCACCTGGAACGTACCATACTGTACACCCACCTGGAACGTCCCGTACTGTACACCCACCTGGAACGTACCATACTGTACACCCACCTGGAACGTACCATAATGTACACCCACCTGGAACTTACCATACTGTACACCCACCTGGAACGTACCATACTGTACACCCACCTGGAACGTACCATACTGTACACCCACCTGGAACGTACCATAATGTACACCCACCTGGAACTTACCATACTGTACACCCACCTGGAACGTACCATACTGTACACCCACCTGGAACGTACCATAATGTACACACCAGGGGTAGGTAACTAGATTCAGCTGTAGGCAGATTTTTGTCAGAGCAGATGGTCGGGGGACCGaaacataattataataatttgtacactgtaAATGAACCACAACCAAGCCCAAaaagagattgtatttgaaaataacataATTTAATACCTTAATTAAATTGCAACACGATCACATACGTCTTGCTGGTGATTTTAGTATTTTTTGGACAAAAACTAAAATCCCCTCAAAACTAATATtatgactttgggggggggtcaaacaaaataaaaatacttGTGGGCCGGTTTTGGCCCGTGGTCCACCTTTTGCCGACGTCCGAACTGTACATCCACCTGGAATGTCCAAACTGTACTGTACACCCACCTGGAATGTCCAAACTGTACTGTACATCCACTTGAAACGTGGGTGACGAGGAGAGAGAAGCCCCACAGACAGGAAAGAGCGAGGCCTCGGATTCCCAAATGTGAGTTTTGGCACGTTAACCAATCGGTTGGCTCTGGGATTTGTTGGCAAAGAGAGCTTAGGCCTATTCATTTAAGGGATATGGCGGAAGGGGGGGGTACAGTTTCCTGAAAAATATGCGCCTCAGAGGCGACTGGCACCCTGGAAAGCAGCTGTCCCACGACAACCTCCACACAAACCTCTTCTTACTAACCAAAGCCGCACTGTCTTTGAGCCGGCTGCAAATATACCCTCTCATTGCAACTTGATAATGTGTCCCAGAAGAGAGGTCTTTGATGTTGCAGAGTCTTGCTCATTgaataatgttgttgggtctttTGTGTTGTTGGGTTGCACTGGGTGAGTAGACTAGTCGACAGAGGTTTTTTGAGTGATTACAAATTATGCAAAACTTTCGTTAGGGTTACGGAGTTGACATTCCGGTATACCAGTATATAAACCTTCTTGTGGTGTAACGGAGATGACATATGGAGTCCCATAGCCTTTGAGACACCAGACAACCAATGGTAATCTACATGATGTCTCCACATTCCAAGTGTGCCATTATCGGTTCATTTCTACTGTATATCCGAACTTCACACTTTTACGTTTCAAAACTCAACTGATTTCATGCACAGCTGGGGATAATATTGCTTTCAAATCACACTAACAAGAACCATACCAGCGTGCAACTCAGCAATGAGTCAGCCATTGCTTTTCACCGGCTTCATGATTCATAATTATGGCCAACAACAACACTAAATAATTGCAGCGACGGATTTCATTTTCCAAATTAACAACAGCGTCCTAATTTGTCCTCCAGTGGTTCTAATTTAAATGAGGGCATGTTTTGCTTTACGAGTGCCCTTCCCACAAGACATTTCAGTCCGCTGCTGGTCCACCACAGTTATGCACTCTCTGCTTCGGACACCTGGCTCCAATCAAGGAGAGCTGAGCTCCATAAGAGAGGCCCAGGGCGACGCTGGACTGACCCCAACAAAGTGCCTTCACATGGGGCACCAACCCTGCACCTCAGGACCCATACAGAGGAACACGACAAAGAGCTAAGGGACCAAACCCTGGCGGTAAAGCTTTTTCCACAGTGCTACTCTGCAGTATCTAGTTCAATAGATGCATGTGCTGCGTTCACTAGACTCTTTACATGTAGCTGCTGTAACCAACCCATCTATTGACATTTGGACAGGtgagatttttttatacattCTTGACATAGGTCAGCACTTGACTTATCACAGGCCTATCAGTACATGcagtacgtgcacacacacacagacacacaatatcAATCCGATCGTGAATTTCAGCACAAGACATTTCTCCGTTTGATTGATGACCGTTACGCTAGGCTGTTTCCACAAACCCCTTTTAAAAAGGCCGCTGTCAATTTCTCTGTGGATTTGAGAGTCCCTGAACCAGGCAAGGCTGGTGGAAGAAAGGGGGAAAGCTTATACTGTTGCCTTAAATCCAAGGTATTgtatgagggagaaagagagcttGGCATCTGCATGTGGGGGATTGCCTGCCATCTGGGACTCTATCACGTTATTTCCTCTAGCTGTTCTTGGACCGAGGTCAAGAGGCAACAGACAAGAGATGCCCTGGGGAGTTCAAAGGTCATCCACAGAGCTGCTCTGATTGGGGATGTCAATCGGGGGTCGGGGAGGGCCAAGTTGCCAGAGGAAGGCAGTGTGACCCCTTCCTGGAGGGGGGCCATCCCGGGGCACATTTCAGCCTTTACCAGTCGGTTTCAAATACCAGCTGGCAATGTGCTGTCTCAGAGTCAGGGTCAAAGACAACCCTGACAAACTGGAGACCAGAGGCAGCAACTTGAGAAAGAAAAACTCAAAAATACCTGGGGGCAACAACATTGTTTTCCAACTTACTCCTAGCAATGGGTCCCACAGCTGCATCCTAGGATGGGGAATTGAAATCAAATTGAAATGAAAACACTTGATGCCAGATTTGTTCGGGCAATGTGGGGCATCATAGTTGAGGGGATGGATTTTCCCACCTAAGGAACAGTAAGGGAAACATTTAACAGTACTGTGCAGGGGGGCAGAACCTTCTGCAAC encodes:
- the lmo4a gene encoding LIM domain transcription factor LMO4a, producing the protein MVNSRVEASAVAVTGGGGGSAGRSCAGCGGRIADRFLLFSMERYWHTRCLKCSCCHAQLGEIGTTCYSKGGMILCKNDYIRLFGHSGACSACGQSIPASEMVMRAQGNVYHLKCFTCATCRNRLVPGDRFHYVNGTIFCEHDRPGGALLSSHLTSLQGNGMMPDQKVC